Proteins from one Elephas maximus indicus isolate mEleMax1 chromosome 12, mEleMax1 primary haplotype, whole genome shotgun sequence genomic window:
- the DNAJC5G gene encoding LOW QUALITY PROTEIN: dnaJ homolog subfamily C member 5G (The sequence of the model RefSeq protein was modified relative to this genomic sequence to represent the inferred CDS: deleted 1 base in 1 codon) produces MAHMDEAARQLSRSGKSLYAVLELKKGASPDEVKKSYSHPPSPLHPPYGYCLGRKLALKYHPDKNPGDPQAAEIFKEINTAHAILSDPKKRKIYDRHGSLGIYIYDHFGEEGVRYYFIANSCWFKTLVLLCCLLTCCCFCCCCCFCCGALKPPPEEAAKRNNQQNVRNQPSRSATQSNFRRGQDSVDEDHY; encoded by the exons ATGGCTCATATGGATGAAGCAGCCCGCCAGTTGTCTAGAAGTGGGAAAAGCCTCTATGCAGTGCTGGAGCTTAAGAAGGGTGCCTCgcctgatgaagtaaaaaaatccTACAG CCATCCCCCAtcccctctccaccctcct TATGGGTATTGCCTGGGTAGGAAACTGGCTTTGAAGTATCATCCAGACAAGAATCCAGGAGATCCTCAAGCAGCAGAAATATTCAAAGAGATCAACACAGCCCACGCCATACTGAGTGACCCTAAGAAGCGGAAAATCTACGACCGACATGGCTCattgggaatatatatatatgatcacTTTGGCGAAGAAGGCGTCAGATACTATTTTATAGCGAATAGTTGCTGGTTCAAG ACACTTGTCCTCCTATGTTGCCTGCTCACTTGTTGCTgtttctgttgctgctgttgcttttGCTGCGGAGCACTTAAGCCACCACCTGAGGAGGCAGCTAAgagaaacaatcaacaaaacgTCCGGAATCAGCCTTCGAGATCAG CAACCCAAAGTAATTTTAGAAGAGGGCAAGATTCTGTCGATGAAGATCATTATTAA